The following proteins are co-located in the Haloprofundus halophilus genome:
- a CDS encoding helix-turn-helix domain-containing protein, producing MHKAVFRIRSDSPYASATAGNDTRIELWCNDHCDLLHVEGDRQSDVVDHVESTVGVHERIENGDDRTIVTEACLKEYRDDYIERHIAVNGCLLLPPLRYERGAKVVRVLALDPANLTTLYADISADHDVTVESKQELTSVKSETPVLSASALLPDLSKRQREVFLTAYEHGYYEIPRGTTTAEIADAVGVGRRTAEHHLRRAEEKLATAFTEYL from the coding sequence ATGCACAAGGCGGTGTTCCGAATCCGGAGCGACAGTCCGTACGCGAGTGCGACGGCGGGAAACGACACTCGAATCGAACTGTGGTGTAACGACCACTGCGACTTACTTCACGTCGAAGGCGACCGGCAGTCCGACGTCGTCGACCACGTCGAATCGACGGTCGGCGTTCACGAGCGAATCGAAAACGGCGACGACCGGACCATCGTCACCGAGGCGTGTCTGAAAGAGTATCGGGACGACTACATCGAACGTCACATCGCCGTAAACGGTTGTCTCCTCCTCCCGCCGCTTCGGTACGAACGCGGCGCGAAAGTCGTCCGCGTGCTCGCGTTGGACCCGGCGAACCTGACGACGTTGTACGCCGATATCTCGGCGGACCACGACGTGACGGTCGAGTCGAAACAGGAACTGACGTCGGTGAAGTCAGAAACGCCCGTGCTCTCGGCGAGCGCGCTCCTCCCGGACCTCTCGAAACGACAGCGAGAGGTGTTTCTCACCGCGTACGAGCACGGGTACTACGAGATACCGCGCGGTACGACGACGGCGGAGATTGCGGACGCGGTCGGTGTGGGTCGTCGGACCGCAGAACACCATCTCAGACGCGCTGAGGAAAAACTCGCCACGGCGTTCACCGAGTATCTGTGA
- a CDS encoding serpin family protein, whose translation MNRRKVLTLSGVLAAATLAGCTDGEQTPSGAETPVDTPTETPTDEPSGDEPPTGEPDVDDERLAALAAGNAAFAFDLHKHLASEKETNLFLSPYSVSAALAMTYAGARGETRKQMEETLHYTLGEELHPAFADVRAALDERETTEDRTNGEEVDAFQLAVANALWGREDFPFDEDYLALLEEHYAAGLRRSDFVDDPDGERERINDWVADATNDRIEGLLQPGSLTPATVLVLTNAIYFMASWQFEFDPQDTEDGAFTGLDGTDSTVPMMHQNLRTNYASIPDAQAIELPYVGGEVSMVLILPDEGEFEAVEQNLDADRLFGIFDELSDAAGDLVLPKFEFETEANLSKTLRDLGMPVAFEGSADFGGMAEGDGGDLRIDQVAHKTFVSVDEEGTEAAASTAVVMVESMPPDWGELRFDRPFLFCIRDRPTDAVLFLGRVVDAEAMEGNR comes from the coding sequence ATGAACCGACGAAAGGTCCTGACGCTGTCGGGAGTGCTCGCTGCTGCGACGCTCGCAGGTTGCACCGACGGCGAGCAGACGCCGTCAGGAGCCGAGACGCCGGTCGATACACCGACGGAGACGCCAACCGATGAACCGTCGGGCGACGAACCGCCGACCGGCGAGCCCGACGTCGACGACGAACGATTGGCCGCCCTCGCCGCTGGTAACGCGGCGTTCGCCTTCGACCTCCACAAACACCTCGCCTCGGAGAAGGAGACGAACCTGTTTCTGTCCCCGTACAGCGTCTCGGCGGCGCTCGCGATGACGTACGCCGGTGCCCGCGGTGAGACTCGCAAGCAGATGGAAGAGACCCTCCACTACACGCTGGGCGAGGAGCTCCATCCGGCCTTCGCCGACGTTCGGGCCGCCCTCGACGAGCGAGAGACGACCGAGGACCGGACGAACGGTGAGGAAGTCGACGCCTTCCAACTCGCAGTGGCTAACGCGCTTTGGGGTCGGGAGGACTTCCCCTTCGACGAGGACTACCTCGCCCTGTTGGAGGAGCACTACGCTGCGGGCCTCCGCCGGAGCGACTTCGTCGACGACCCCGACGGAGAGCGCGAGCGAATCAACGACTGGGTCGCCGACGCGACCAACGACCGTATCGAAGGGTTGTTGCAACCGGGTTCGCTCACCCCCGCGACGGTTCTCGTCCTCACGAACGCCATCTATTTCATGGCGAGTTGGCAGTTCGAGTTCGACCCCCAAGACACCGAAGACGGCGCGTTCACCGGGCTGGATGGGACCGATTCGACCGTCCCGATGATGCACCAGAACCTCCGGACGAACTACGCGTCCATACCCGACGCTCAGGCCATCGAACTGCCGTACGTCGGCGGGGAGGTCTCGATGGTGTTGATTCTCCCCGACGAGGGCGAGTTCGAGGCCGTCGAACAGAATCTCGATGCCGACCGACTGTTCGGTATCTTCGACGAGTTGAGCGACGCTGCTGGTGATCTGGTACTTCCGAAGTTCGAGTTCGAGACGGAAGCCAACCTCTCGAAGACGCTGCGAGACCTCGGCATGCCGGTAGCGTTCGAGGGGAGCGCCGACTTCGGCGGGATGGCCGAAGGAGATGGCGGCGATCTCCGGATCGACCAGGTGGCCCACAAAACGTTCGTCTCCGTCGACGAGGAGGGCACCGAGGCCGCGGCTTCCACGGCCGTCGTGATGGTCGAATCCATGCCGCCGGACTGGGGCGAACTGCGGTTCGACCGACCGTTCCTGTTCTGCATCCGGGACCGTCCCACGGACGCCGTCTTGTTCCTCGGTCGGGTCGTCGACGCGGAGGCTATGGAGGGGAACCGGTAG